The sequence CCGGCACAAAGGTTCCGCCGACTTCGTCGGCCGCTTGCCTACCGGTGGTGGGGTCGATGTCGCCGACCACGACCGTCGCGCCCTCGGCGCGCATGCGCTTGGCGGCGGCCAGACCGATTCCGCTGGCCGCACCGGTGATCACCGCCACGCGGCCGGCCAGTCGCTGCGTCAGATCCACCTAGGCCTCCTCGACGGCGAAGAACACGTTCTTGGTCTCGGTGAACGACAGCGGCGCGTCCGGGCCCAGCTCGCGCCCGAGCCCGGACTGCTTGAACCCGCCGAACGGGGTGTTGTAACGCACCGACGAATGCGAATTGACCGACAAGTTCCCGGATTCCACGGCCCGCGACACCCGCACCGCCCGCGACAGGTTGTCGGTCCAGATCGACCCGGACAGTCCGTACGGGGTGGCGTTGGCCAGCGCGATCGCGTCGGCCTCGTCGTCGAACGGCAGCACCGTCACGACGGGGCCGAAGATCTCCTCGCGCACGGTGCGGTCGGTGCGCGTCGGCGTCAACACCGTGGGCGCAAACCAATAGCCGGGCCCTGAGGGGGCGTGACCGCGGAACGCCACGGGCGCGTCGTCAGGCACGAACGACGCGACCGAACGCAGGTGCGCCTTGGACACCAGCGGCCCCATCTCAGTGTCCGCAGCGCGCGGGTCGCCCACCACCACGCGCTTGACCGCGGGCTCCAGCAGTTCCATGAACCGGTCGTAAACATTGCGCTGCACCAGGATTCGGCTGCGCGCACAGCAGTCCTGACCGGCGTTGTCGAACACGCCGTACGGTGCGGTGGCCGCCGCCTTCTCCAGATCGCAGTCGTCGAACACGATGTTGGCGCTCTTTCCGCCCAGCTCCAGGGTGACGCGTTTGACCTGCGCGGCGGCCCCGGCCATCACGCGAGTGCCGACCTCGGTCGAGCCGGTGAACACGATCTTTCGCACGTCGGGATGGGTGACGAAGCGCTCCCCCACCACCGACCCCTTGCCGGGCAGCACGCACAACAGGTCGGCGGGCAGCCCGGCCTCCACCGCGAGTTCGCCCAGCCGGATGGTGGTCAGCGGGGTCCATTCGGCGGGTTTGACGAGCACGGCGCAGCCCGCCGCGAGCGCGGGCGCGAACCCCCACGACGCGATCGGCATCGGGAAGTTCCACGGGGTGATGACGCCGACGACGCCCAGCGGTTCGCGAAACGTGACGTCGAGTCCACCGGCCACGGGGATCTGCTCGCCCGACAGCCGTTCCGGGCTGGCGGCGTAGTAGTGCAGGACGTCGCGCACGTGACCGGCCTCCCACTCGGCGTTGCCGATCGGGTGCCCGGAGTTGGCCACCTCCAGCGCGGCCAGCTCGTCGACATGCGCGTCGACCACCTCGGCGAACGCGCGCAACGCCGCGGCCCGCTCGGCGGGAGCCAGCCGCGCCCACGTGCGCTGCGCCGCCGTGGCCCGCGCGACCGCGTCGTCGACTCCTGCCTCGTCGGTCTGCTCGACGGTGCCCAGCACCTCCTCGGTGGCCGGGTTGATGATCTCCGACGTCGTCATGCGTCGAGCCTTTCAGTCGCGTAGCCGGCCGCCGCCTGCACCACGCCCGCGAACAGCCGCAGATCGTCGAGTCGCTCCTCGGGATGCCACTGCACCGCCAAAACGAAGTTGTCGGTTGGAATTTCGACGGCTTCGATGACACCGTCGTCGGCTTGAGCGCTGACGATCAGGCCCTCACCGAGCCGGTCGATGGCCTGGTGGTGGTAGCACTGGGCATCCGATGACTCGCCGATCAGCGCGGCCAGCCGCGTGCCGGGCACGGTGCGCACCGTCGACGTGGAGAACACCGCGTTGCCCGGTTGATGGCGGGTGTGGCCCACCACGTCGGGCAGATGTTGGTGCAGCGTGCCGCCCAGCGCGACGTTGAGCACCTGCGCACCCCGGCAGATGCCCAGCAGCGGCATCCCGCGCCGCACGGCCCCGCGCACCAGCGCGAACTCCATGGCGTCGCGGATCCGGTTGTCGGCGACGTCCTCGTCGGTGGCGGGGTGGCGCGACTGGCCGTGGCTTTCGGGCATGACGTCGCGACCGCCGGTGATGATCAACCCGTCGAGACCGTCGAGCAACCGGTCGGTGCTGCGGTCGTCGACGGGCTGGGGAGGCAGCAGCGTCGCGATGCCGCCGGCGCGGTTGACGCCTTCGAGGTAGATCGCGGGAAGAAAGCTCGCCCGCACGTCCCAGACGCCGGTCTGGGCCTGCTGGAGGTAGGTGGTCAACCCGAGGACGGGTCGCACCGTGTCTCCGCGTGCTTCGCGTGGGCCCCCGCGCAAGCTGGGAACAGACGTGAACTCCCCCATTTCGGCCGGATTCTGGGGGGTTTCGCGATCCCCAGCTGACGCGTGGGCCCAGCTCTCCGGATAACTAGAGCCGTTCAAAGCCGCGCATCCTCTCCCAATCGGTGACCGCGGAGTTGAACGCCTCCAGTTCCACCCGGGCGTTGTTGAGGTAGTGCTCGACGACGTCGTCGCCGAACGCCACCCGGGCCACCTCGGATTTGCCGAACAGCTCGGCGGCCTCGGCCAGCGTCGTCGGCAGCCGCTCGGCGCTGCCCGCATAGGCGTTGCCCCGCACCGGATCCGGGAGTTCCAGTTGGCGTTCCACGCCGTACATGCCGCCCGCGATCAGTGCGGCCACCGCGAGATACTGGTTCACGTCGCCGCCGGGGGCGCGGTTCTCCATCCGCATGTGGGGGCCGTGGCCGACGACCCGCAGCGCACACGTGCGGTTGTCGATGCCCCAGGCGATCGCTGTCGGCGCGAAACTACCGTCGACAAAACGTTTGTAGGAGTTGATGTTCGGCGCGAACATCAACGTCAACTCCCGCATCGTGGCCAGCTGGCCGGCGATGAAGCTACGGAACATCGGCGACATCCCGAGCCGGTCGTCGGGATCGGCGAACACCGGCGCACCCTGCGTGTCGCGCAGCGAGATGTGGATGTGGCAGCTGTTGCCCTCGCGCTGGTCGAACTTCGCCATGAACGTCAGGCTCTTGCCGTGCTGGTCGGCGATCTCCTTGGCGCCGTTGCGGTAGATCGTGTGGTTGTCACAGGTGATCCGCGCATGGTCGTAGCGGAACGCGATCTCCTGCTGACCGCGGTTGCATTCGCCCTTGACGCCCTCGCAGTACATGCCCGCGGCGGTCATGCCGAGCCGGATGTCGCGCAGCAGCGGCTCCATGCGCGTGGATGCCAGCATCGCGTAGTCGACGTTGTAGTCGGAGGCCGGCGTCAGCCCGCGATATCCCATCGCCCACGCGTCCCGGAACGAGTCGTCGAACACCATGAACTCCAGCTCGGTGCCCACGTAGGGCACCAAGCCCTGCTCGGCCAGCCGGTCGATCTGGCGGTTGAGCACGCTGCGCGGCGCGGCGGCCACCGGGCTGCCGTCGTGCCAGCACAGGTCGGCGATGACCAACGCCGTGCCCGGCAGCCACGGGACGCGCCGCAGCGTCGAGAAGTCCGGCCTCATCACCATGTCGCCGTACCCGGTGTTCCAACTCGACATGCGGTAGCCGTCGACGGTGTTCATCTCGACGTCGACCGCCATCAGGTAGTTGCAGCATTCCGCGCCGTGCTCGGCGACCTCTTCGACGAACAGCCGGCCCGACACCCGCTTGCCGGTCAGCCGGCCCTGCATGTCGCAGAATCCGACGATCACCGTGTCGACGTCGCCGGCGGCCACCAGCTGTTCGAGGTCAGCCCGCGACAACATCCCTGGGCTGGTGCTCATCGGCGGCCTCCTGGCTCGGCGTTGTGAGGATGGCGAGTAGCCAACCATGAAGTGTGGCAGCCTGCGTTGTTGCCCAAAGGGACAAACGGGCGGAAAAGTGCGAGTAGATCCCGCCAATACGTCGATCTCGACGTACGGATCGTCACACTGGTGCGCCGCCGGGAGGTTCACACCCGCGTCAAACGGGTAGGGTCGAATACGTGTGCGGAGCCACCGGCGAGGTACGTCTCGACGGCCAGACACCCGACATCGCTGCCGTCTCGGCTATGGCCCAGGCGATGGCGCCCCGGGGTCCAGACGCGGCGGGCGCGTGGTCGCAGGGGCGGGTGGCGCTCGGCCATCGCCGGCTGAAGATCATCGACCTGTCGGCGGCCGGTGGTCAGCCGATGGTCGATGCCGAGCTGGGGCTCGCCATCGCCTGGAACGGCTGCATCTACAACTACAAGCAGCTGCGCCGCGAGCTCAGCGAGCACGGCTATCGCTTCTTCTCGCACAGCGACACCGAGGTGCTGCTCAAGGCCTACCACCACTGGGGTGACCGCTTCGTCGAGCGCCTCCAGGGCATGTTCGCGTTCGCGATCGTCGAACGCGACGGCGACCGGGTGCTGCTGGGCCGCGACCGGCTGGGCATCAAACCGCTGTACCTGACCGAGAACTCGAAACGCATCCGCTTCGCGTCGGCGCTGCCCGCGTTGCTGGCCGGCGGCGACAGGGACAACTCGATAGACACCCGGATCGACCCCGTCGCGCTGCACCACTACCTGAGCTTCCACTCCGTGGTGCCGCCGCCACACACGATTCTGCGCGGCGTGACCAAGGTTCCGCCCGCCTCACTCGTGGCGATCGAACCCGACGGCAACGGCGGCGCCAAGAAGACCACGAAGACGTACTGGGCGCCCGACTTCACCCGGCGCAGCGACAGGGCCGACTGGTCCGAACGCGACTGGGAGGACGCGGTTTTGGAGTCGCTGCGCATCGCGGTGGACCGGCGCCTGGTCGCCGACGTCCCGGTCGGATGCCTGTTGTCGGGCGGCGTGGACTCCAGCCTCATCGTCGGGTTGCTGTCAGAGGCCGGCCAACACGGGCTCAACACGTTCTCCATCGGGTTCGAATCGGTGGGCGGGGTCAAGGGTGACGAATTCCGTTACTCCGACGTCATCGCCAAGCGTTTTGACACCGACCACCATCAGATCCGCATCGACACCGCGCGGATGCTGCCCGCGCTCGACGGCGCGATCGGCGCCATGAGCGAACCGATGGTCAGCCACGACTGCGTGGCGTTCTATCTCCTGTCGCAGGAGGTCGCCAAGCACGTGAAGGTCGTGCAGTCCGGGCAGGGCGCCGACGAGGTGTTCGCCGGCTACCACTGGTATCCGCCGATGGGCGAACCCGAGGCCGCGCCGCTGCAGGGCTCGGTGGACAGCTACCGCAAGGCGTTCTTCGACCGCGACCCCAGCGGCGTGGCCAGCCTGGTGACACCGGCCTTTCTCGCCGAGGGCGACCCCAGCGGGGAGTTCGTCACCCGGCACTTCGCCCGCGAGGGCGCCGAGACCGGCATCGACCGGGCTCTGCGGCTGGACACCACGGTGATGCTGGTCGACGACCCGGTCAAGCGCGTCGACAACATGACCATGGCGTGGGGGCTGGAGGGCCGGGTGCCGTTCCTGGACCACGAGCTCGTCGAGCTCGCCGCCAGCTGCCCACCCGAGCTCAAGGTCGCGCACGGCGGCAAGGGCGTGCTCAAGCAGGCCGCCCGGCGGGTGATTCCCGCCGAGGTCATCGACCGGCCCAAGGGTTACTTCCCGGTGCCCGCGCTGACCCATCTCGAGGGGCCCTATCTGGATCTGATCCGCGACGCGCTGTACGCCCCTGCCGCCAAAGAGCGGGGCCTGTTCCGGCCCGAGGCCGTCGACCGGTTGCTCGCCGACCCCAACGGGCGGCTGACCCCGTTGCGCGGTAACGAGCTGTGGCAGATCGCCCTGCTGGAGCTCTGGCTGCAGAAGCACGGCATCAACGGGGCCGCGGCATGACGGCGCATCCGTCCGAGGACCACACCGAAGCCATCACGCTCGGCCTGCACGACGCCTCGCCGCAACACCTGGTCGACGCCATGGCCGACGATGTCGTGGTCGAAATGGGTTGGGGACGATTGGTTTTCGGGCAAACTTTCGCCGACCCCGAAAAGCTCGCCGAGGTCTTGCGTCAGGAAGGTCCCGGCAGACGCGACATCTGCATCTACGCCCGCGAGCCGCATGTGCTCATCGCGAAGGCGCCCGCCGAGCTGTTCATCGACCCCAGCCACACCTACCGGTTGCGTTTCACCGACGTCGACCCGCCTGAACCCGCCACCAACGGGTTCAGCCTGCGCGAGCCGGAAAGCATCGAGGACGCCGACGAGATGAACCGGGTCTACGTGCAGTGCGGCATGGTGCCCGCACGCGTCGACGTCATCTGGAACAACCACCTGCACCACCACGCGGTCGACTATCTGCTCGCCGTGCGCGACGACGACGGGTCGGTGGTCGGCACGGTCACCGGCGTCGACCACGAGCGGTTGTTCTCCGACCCGGAGAACGGCTCGAGCCTGTGGACGCTGGCCGTCGACCCGACCTCCAGCCTTCCCGGCGTCGGCGCCGCGCTGACCGGTGCCTTGGCCAAGCTGTATCGCGACCGCGGCCGGGCCTACATGGACCTGTCGGTGGCCCACGACAACCTCGCCGCGATCTCGCTGTACGAGAAGCTGGGCTTCGAACGCGTGCCGGTCATGGCGGTCAAACGCAAGAACGCGATCAACGAACCGCTGTTCACCCATCCGCCGGAGACCGTCGACGACCTCAACCCCTACGCGCGGATCATCGCCGACGAGGCGATGCGGCGCGGTATCTGGGTGGAGGTGCTCGACGCCGAGGCCGGTGAGATGCGGCTGTCGCATGGCGGACGCACGGTCGTCACACGAGAGTCCTTGTCGGAGTTCACTTCCGCGGTGGCGATGGCGCGATGCGACGACAAGCGGCTCACCCGCCGCATCGTGTCGGACGCCGGGATCATCGTCCCGCGGGGACGGCTGGCCACCTTCGACGAACAAGACCACGCGTTCCTCGAGGAGGTCGGCGACGTCGTGGTCAAGCCCACCCGCGGTGAGCAGGGCAAGGGCATCACCGTCGGCATCGACAGCCCTGAGGAGTTGGAAGCCGCGCTGGCGCGCGCCCGCGAACAGCATCCCGAGGTGCTGATCGAGCAGCGCGCGCCCGGCGACGATCTGCGGCTGGTGGTCATCGACGGCAAGGTGGTGGCCGCCGCGCTGCGCATGCCCGCCGAGATCCTGGGCACCGGCCACCACACCATCCGCGAACTGATCGAGGCGCAGAGCCGCCGTCGCGCCGCCGCCACCGGCGGTGAATCCCGCATCCCGATCGACGACATCACCGAAACCACGGTGCGGGAGGCCGGGTGGTCGTTCGACGACGTTCTGCCCGAGGGATATCGGCTGCGGGTGCGCCGGACCGCCAACCTGCATCAGGGCGGCACCATCCACGACGTCACGGCCAAGGTTCACCCGCACCTGTGCGAGGTGGCGGTCAAGGCCGCCGACGCGATCGGCATCCCGGTCACCGGGGTCGATCTGCTCGTGCCCGACGTGACCAAACCGGATTACGTGTTCATCGAGGCCAACGAACGCCCGGGCCTGGCCAACCACGAGCCGCAGCCCACCGCAAAGGCTTTCGTCGACTTCCTGTTTCCGGGCAGCCCGGCCCTGCCGTCGGCGTGGACGCCCGAAGAGTCCCCGACGCCCTGAGCGCTACCAGGTGCTGGAGCGCATCACGATCTCGGCGGCCAGCTGCGCGGTCGAGTCCTCCGCGTTGCGCCGGGCCAGCAGGTCGACCATCCGGTAGTCGCCGTACACGTAGCGCTGGCTGGCCCTGGCGACCGTGCGCGCGGCCGACGAGCTGACCAGCGCGGTGGTGTTGAGCTCCACCGGCGGGCAGTGCGCGTCGCGCACCACCCCGGACACGTCCGCGACGCACGGGTGGCCACGGTCGATCACCACCAGCCCGATGAACCGGTCCAGCCGGGTGGCGGCCAGCTCCCAGGCCAGCTCGGCGCCGATGCGGTCCCCCACCAACAGCGCCCACTTCACCTCTAGCGCGTCGAGGATGCCGATCACCGATTTGGCCGTCAGCCGCGGGTCGGCGCCGACGGCGATGGTCCGCAGCGACGCGGTGTGCAACCGCTGACACACCGCCCCGTACGTCGCCGGCGCGTGGTGCGCGGCGCACAACAGGAGGACGACCGAGCCCTTGTCGGGCCCGGCGACCTCAACGGGCACGCTGAACCCGTCGACGGTGACCATGGAAGACGGCACTGGGCCACGCTAGCGCGGGTGGCTCGGCGACGGGTAGGTTTTGACATCAGCGACGGCCGGGTTCACGCCGACTCGATGCGCTCGGCCTGTTTGGCCGTGAGATCCAGAAAAGTTTGCGGCAGCGAACCTTTGACCGCGACCGTGGGGTTCGGGGTGGGAAATGCGACCCCGAAAACCGCCATCGAGCCGACGTTCTCGAAGGAGAAGTAGGCGGTGTTGTCGGTGTCGCCCAACCGCATCGTCTGCTGATACACCAGGGCGTGCTCGCGTGGCGTCGCCAGCCGGGTGGTGGTGATCGGGATGCCAGGAGAGGACGGGTCGAAGAACGTCTCGAAGTGGGCGCAGCGGTCGGCGGTCGCGGCCAACCGATCCAAATCGAGGGGCCAGGTGAGCACCGTGATGACCATCCGGGCGCCGTCGTAGCCGACGAGGTACTCCGCGGCCGGGCCGCGCTCACCGGCGTCGGCGATCACCCGGGTGAGCCCGTCGGAGCAGCCCGCGGGTTTGGACACCATGGCGGGCGCGGTGAGACCACCCTCGGGTTCGCCGGCGCCCTCGCCGGTGCGCTCGTACTGCACGCCGGCCGGAAGGTCGCCGGCCGTCAGCACCACCTTGTTCAGCAGGGCGCCGGGCCAGGTCGCCGTGCCTGCAATCTGGTGCGTGCACCCGCACAACGTCGCGACGAGCACCGCCACCCCGGCATAGCGGCGCCTCACCGTGTCAACCCTGTGGTGATCGTCGGTCGCGGCGGCGGACCACTGTCGAGAAGGTCCAGCACCGCGTCGATGTCGAGATGGGCGGCCAGCAGGTCGGCCATCACATCGAGTTGGCCGTCGCGACGTGCGGGGACATCGACGTCGTCGGCGACCACGAAACCGGTCCGGCCCGCGGCGGTCGCCGCCTCCGAAAGCCATTCCCGCCGAACGTCGTTGTTGTCCATCAACCCGTGCCAGTGGGTGCCGAACACCGTCGCGCGGCGGACGCCGACGGCGGTGGCGCCGATTCGCCAGTCGTCGTCGCCGCAGCGGCTGAGTTGGCCGTGGTGGATCTCGTAGCCGTGCAGCGGCGACTCGTGGTGGCGCAGGGTCTTGTCGGGGGCGAACACGATATCGGCGTCGAGCAACCCCAACCCGGTGGTGGTGCCGGTCCCGGACTCCACGGAGTCGTCGATTCGGCGACACAGCATCTGAAAGCCCCCGCACACCCCGAGCACCGGCTTCCCGGCGTCGGCGTGCGCACGGATGCGTTCGGCCAGGCCGCGTCGGCGCAGCCAGTCCAGGTCTGTGACGGTGGCCTTGCTGCCGGGAAGCACGACGACGTCGGCGTCGGCCAGTTCGGCAGGCTCGGCGACCCAGCGGACCAGCACCCCCGGCTCGCACGCCAGCGCCTCGACGTCGGTGGAGTTGGAGATGCGCGGCAACCGGATCGCGGCCACCCGCAGCCACTGCGAGCCGTGCGGTGTCTGCGGATCCCCGAGCACCCGCCGCGCCAGCGCCGAGACGGAGTCCTCGGTGTCCAGCCACAGCCCGTCGGCATATGGAACAACGCCGTAGGTCGGCCGACCGGTCAACTGCTGCAACTGATTCAGGCCCGGCGCCAGCAGCGACGGGTCGCCGCGGAACTTGTTGACCACGAACCCGGCGACGAGCCGCTGGTCGTCGGCGTCGAGCACCGCGACCGTGCCGTACAGGTGCGCCAACAGCCCGCCGCGGTCGATGTCTCCGACCACGACGACCGGCAGGTTCGCCGCCCTGGCCAGCCCCATATTTGCCAGATCCGTTGCACGCAGGTTGATTTCGGCCGGTGAGCCGGCGCCTTCGCAGAGGACGACGTCGAATTCGGCTCGCAACCGCTGCAGTTCGTCGGCCACGACGGCCGCGAGGCGTTTCCGGTGGGTGAAGTAGTCCGCGGCGCGCACGGTGTCGCTCACCTGACCGCGCACCACCAATTGTGAGGTGCGGTCGCTGCCCGGCTTGAGCAGGATCGGGTTGAACCGGGTGTGCGGGGCCAGTCCGGCGGCGCGGGCCTGCACCGCCTGGGCCCGCCCGATCTCCCCGCCGTCGACGGTGACCGCCGAGTTGTTGGACATGTTCTGCGCCTTGAACGGCGCCACCCGAATCCCCTTGCGGGCCAGCAGCCGGCACAGACCCGCCACCAGCATCGACTTGCCCGCGTCGGACGTGGTGCCGGCCACCAGCAACGCGCCGCTCATGTTCCCGGGGCGAGCCGGGCCCGCGCGAGCAGACGTGAAAACCCCCAAATTGAGGGGTCCGAGGGGGTTTTCGCGTCTGCTCGCGGGAAGGCGGTCACAGCTCGGTGAGGATTTCGGCGCCGTCGTCGGTGACCACGAGGGTGTGCTCGAACTGTGCGGTCCACTTCTTGTCCTTGGTGGCGACGGTCCAGTCGTCGTCCCAGATCTCGAAATCCAGCCCGCCGAGGTTGATCATCGGCTCGATGGTGAACGTCATCCCGGGTTCCAGCACGGTCTCCACGGCCGGCTGGTCGTAGTGCAACACCACCAGCCCGTTGTGAAACGTGGTGCCGATGCCGTGACCGGTGAAGTCGCGAACCACGTTGTAGCCGAACCGGTTTGCATACGACTCGATGACCCGGCCGACGATCGACAGCTGCCGGCCCGGCTTGACCGCCTTGATGGCGCGCATCATGGCCTCGCGGGTGCGTTCGACCAGCAGCCGGTGTTCCTCGGAGACGTTGCCGGCCAGGAAGGTGGCGTTGGTGTCGCCGTGCACCCCGTGGATGTAGGCGGTGACGTCGACGTTGACGATGTCACCGTCCTCGATGACGGTGGAGTCCGGGATGCCGTGGCAGATGATCTCGTTGAGCGACGTGCAGCACGACTTCGGGTAGCCCTTGTAGCCGAGCGTCGACGGGTAGGCGCCGTGATCGACCATGTACTCGTGGGCGATGCGGTCCAGTTCGTCGGTGGTGACCCCAGGCTCGACGCCCTTGCCCGCCTCGGCGAGCGCGCCGGCCGCGATCCGGCCGGCGATGCGCATCTTCTCGATCACCTCGGGCGTCTGCACCCACGGTTCGCTGCCCTCCTGCGCCGTCGGCTTGCCCACGTACTCCGGACGGGCGATGTGCTTGGGCACCGGACGCGGTGGTGACACCACGCCGGGGCGAAGGGCGGTGCGAACAGGCATGACGCCAGAATAGTCGGCCCGTCAGGCTAGATTCGGTGGCGATGATGTTCGACGAGGTAGACGACCAGTTCACGGCCCGGTTCGCCGAGCGCTTCGCCGAGGCCTGGCGCACGCCCGACCTGGCCAAACACGAGGCGTTGTGGAGCGACGACATCGTGTTGCGCCAGCCGATGATGGGCACCCTGCGCGGCAAGCAGGCCTGCCTGGAGTCGTTTCAGCGGCTGTTCGCGCTGGTGCCCGATCTGCACGCCGACGTGCACCGGGTCGGGCACGGCCGCCACGAGGTGTTCATCGAGTTCACCTTGAGCGGCACCTATGGCGGCAAGCCGATCTCCTGGGACGCCGTCGACCGATTCACCTTCACCGGTGGCCTGATCGCCGAACGGGTTTCGTACTTCGACTCCGCGCCGTTGATCGGCAAACTGGTCGGGCGCCCGGCCGGCTGGGACCGGTTGGTGCGCATCGGTTCGCAGTTGTTTCGGCGCTAACGGTCGAACGGGCCGAACCGC comes from Mycolicibacterium pulveris and encodes:
- a CDS encoding nuclear transport factor 2 family protein, which gives rise to MMFDEVDDQFTARFAERFAEAWRTPDLAKHEALWSDDIVLRQPMMGTLRGKQACLESFQRLFALVPDLHADVHRVGHGRHEVFIEFTLSGTYGGKPISWDAVDRFTFTGGLIAERVSYFDSAPLIGKLVGRPAGWDRLVRIGSQLFRR
- the map gene encoding type I methionyl aminopeptidase, with the protein product MPVRTALRPGVVSPPRPVPKHIARPEYVGKPTAQEGSEPWVQTPEVIEKMRIAGRIAAGALAEAGKGVEPGVTTDELDRIAHEYMVDHGAYPSTLGYKGYPKSCCTSLNEIICHGIPDSTVIEDGDIVNVDVTAYIHGVHGDTNATFLAGNVSEEHRLLVERTREAMMRAIKAVKPGRQLSIVGRVIESYANRFGYNVVRDFTGHGIGTTFHNGLVVLHYDQPAVETVLEPGMTFTIEPMINLGGLDFEIWDDDWTVATKDKKWTAQFEHTLVVTDDGAEILTEL
- a CDS encoding cobyric acid synthase: MSGALLVAGTTSDAGKSMLVAGLCRLLARKGIRVAPFKAQNMSNNSAVTVDGGEIGRAQAVQARAAGLAPHTRFNPILLKPGSDRTSQLVVRGQVSDTVRAADYFTHRKRLAAVVADELQRLRAEFDVVLCEGAGSPAEINLRATDLANMGLARAANLPVVVVGDIDRGGLLAHLYGTVAVLDADDQRLVAGFVVNKFRGDPSLLAPGLNQLQQLTGRPTYGVVPYADGLWLDTEDSVSALARRVLGDPQTPHGSQWLRVAAIRLPRISNSTDVEALACEPGVLVRWVAEPAELADADVVVLPGSKATVTDLDWLRRRGLAERIRAHADAGKPVLGVCGGFQMLCRRIDDSVESGTGTTTGLGLLDADIVFAPDKTLRHHESPLHGYEIHHGQLSRCGDDDWRIGATAVGVRRATVFGTHWHGLMDNNDVRREWLSEAATAAGRTGFVVADDVDVPARRDGQLDVMADLLAAHLDIDAVLDLLDSGPPPRPTITTGLTR
- a CDS encoding N-acetylglutaminylglutamine amidotransferase yields the protein MCGATGEVRLDGQTPDIAAVSAMAQAMAPRGPDAAGAWSQGRVALGHRRLKIIDLSAAGGQPMVDAELGLAIAWNGCIYNYKQLRRELSEHGYRFFSHSDTEVLLKAYHHWGDRFVERLQGMFAFAIVERDGDRVLLGRDRLGIKPLYLTENSKRIRFASALPALLAGGDRDNSIDTRIDPVALHHYLSFHSVVPPPHTILRGVTKVPPASLVAIEPDGNGGAKKTTKTYWAPDFTRRSDRADWSERDWEDAVLESLRIAVDRRLVADVPVGCLLSGGVDSSLIVGLLSEAGQHGLNTFSIGFESVGGVKGDEFRYSDVIAKRFDTDHHQIRIDTARMLPALDGAIGAMSEPMVSHDCVAFYLLSQEVAKHVKVVQSGQGADEVFAGYHWYPPMGEPEAAPLQGSVDSYRKAFFDRDPSGVASLVTPAFLAEGDPSGEFVTRHFAREGAETGIDRALRLDTTVMLVDDPVKRVDNMTMAWGLEGRVPFLDHELVELAASCPPELKVAHGGKGVLKQAARRVIPAEVIDRPKGYFPVPALTHLEGPYLDLIRDALYAPAAKERGLFRPEAVDRLLADPNGRLTPLRGNELWQIALLELWLQKHGINGAAA
- a CDS encoding alpha/beta fold hydrolase — protein: MVTVDGFSVPVEVAGPDKGSVVLLLCAAHHAPATYGAVCQRLHTASLRTIAVGADPRLTAKSVIGILDALEVKWALLVGDRIGAELAWELAATRLDRFIGLVVIDRGHPCVADVSGVVRDAHCPPVELNTTALVSSSAARTVARASQRYVYGDYRMVDLLARRNAEDSTAQLAAEIVMRSSTW
- the ngg gene encoding N-acetylglutaminylglutamine synthetase — translated: MTAHPSEDHTEAITLGLHDASPQHLVDAMADDVVVEMGWGRLVFGQTFADPEKLAEVLRQEGPGRRDICIYAREPHVLIAKAPAELFIDPSHTYRLRFTDVDPPEPATNGFSLREPESIEDADEMNRVYVQCGMVPARVDVIWNNHLHHHAVDYLLAVRDDDGSVVGTVTGVDHERLFSDPENGSSLWTLAVDPTSSLPGVGAALTGALAKLYRDRGRAYMDLSVAHDNLAAISLYEKLGFERVPVMAVKRKNAINEPLFTHPPETVDDLNPYARIIADEAMRRGIWVEVLDAEAGEMRLSHGGRTVVTRESLSEFTSAVAMARCDDKRLTRRIVSDAGIIVPRGRLATFDEQDHAFLEEVGDVVVKPTRGEQGKGITVGIDSPEELEAALARAREQHPEVLIEQRAPGDDLRLVVIDGKVVAAALRMPAEILGTGHHTIRELIEAQSRRRAAATGGESRIPIDDITETTVREAGWSFDDVLPEGYRLRVRRTANLHQGGTIHDVTAKVHPHLCEVAVKAADAIGIPVTGVDLLVPDVTKPDYVFIEANERPGLANHEPQPTAKAFVDFLFPGSPALPSAWTPEESPTP
- a CDS encoding gamma-glutamyl-gamma-aminobutyrate hydrolase family protein, coding for MRPVLGLTTYLQQAQTGVWDVRASFLPAIYLEGVNRAGGIATLLPPQPVDDRSTDRLLDGLDGLIITGGRDVMPESHGQSRHPATDEDVADNRIRDAMEFALVRGAVRRGMPLLGICRGAQVLNVALGGTLHQHLPDVVGHTRHQPGNAVFSTSTVRTVPGTRLAALIGESSDAQCYHHQAIDRLGEGLIVSAQADDGVIEAVEIPTDNFVLAVQWHPEERLDDLRLFAGVVQAAAGYATERLDA
- a CDS encoding aldehyde dehydrogenase family protein, whose translation is MTTSEIINPATEEVLGTVEQTDEAGVDDAVARATAAQRTWARLAPAERAAALRAFAEVVDAHVDELAALEVANSGHPIGNAEWEAGHVRDVLHYYAASPERLSGEQIPVAGGLDVTFREPLGVVGVITPWNFPMPIASWGFAPALAAGCAVLVKPAEWTPLTTIRLGELAVEAGLPADLLCVLPGKGSVVGERFVTHPDVRKIVFTGSTEVGTRVMAGAAAQVKRVTLELGGKSANIVFDDCDLEKAAATAPYGVFDNAGQDCCARSRILVQRNVYDRFMELLEPAVKRVVVGDPRAADTEMGPLVSKAHLRSVASFVPDDAPVAFRGHAPSGPGYWFAPTVLTPTRTDRTVREEIFGPVVTVLPFDDEADAIALANATPYGLSGSIWTDNLSRAVRVSRAVESGNLSVNSHSSVRYNTPFGGFKQSGLGRELGPDAPLSFTETKNVFFAVEEA
- a CDS encoding glutamine synthetase family protein, which translates into the protein MSTSPGMLSRADLEQLVAAGDVDTVIVGFCDMQGRLTGKRVSGRLFVEEVAEHGAECCNYLMAVDVEMNTVDGYRMSSWNTGYGDMVMRPDFSTLRRVPWLPGTALVIADLCWHDGSPVAAAPRSVLNRQIDRLAEQGLVPYVGTELEFMVFDDSFRDAWAMGYRGLTPASDYNVDYAMLASTRMEPLLRDIRLGMTAAGMYCEGVKGECNRGQQEIAFRYDHARITCDNHTIYRNGAKEIADQHGKSLTFMAKFDQREGNSCHIHISLRDTQGAPVFADPDDRLGMSPMFRSFIAGQLATMRELTLMFAPNINSYKRFVDGSFAPTAIAWGIDNRTCALRVVGHGPHMRMENRAPGGDVNQYLAVAALIAGGMYGVERQLELPDPVRGNAYAGSAERLPTTLAEAAELFGKSEVARVAFGDDVVEHYLNNARVELEAFNSAVTDWERMRGFERL